The Altererythrobacter sp. ZODW24 genome window below encodes:
- a CDS encoding ferritin-like domain-containing protein, whose translation MILNWFRRRYLDVLGSIYIYNEHRGYMAIDRVLEAVRARFPEDHALISAVEQHRIDERAHYMMFRRWFELEGKMPLQVDRTFGHIDRFVEIVFRTKIDDLDTQAVINDDRLFEKLCRVIALTEQRGYKQVEILLNHRLVKSDAVLMRIFRIIKKDEPSHWAPYEGWLRDHGKREPKWWERRIDTFIHSELLFFKLPFLFLNPFISRRKDWADSGETDLAVSVESSHA comes from the coding sequence ATGATCCTGAATTGGTTCCGCCGCCGTTATCTCGACGTGCTTGGCTCGATCTATATTTACAATGAGCACCGCGGCTACATGGCAATCGATCGTGTGCTCGAAGCCGTACGTGCGCGCTTTCCTGAAGATCATGCTTTGATCTCCGCAGTCGAACAACACCGTATAGACGAGCGAGCGCACTATATGATGTTCCGCCGCTGGTTCGAACTGGAAGGCAAAATGCCTCTACAGGTTGATCGCACGTTCGGCCATATCGACCGTTTCGTCGAGATTGTCTTCCGGACGAAGATCGATGATCTGGATACTCAGGCTGTCATCAATGACGACCGGCTGTTTGAAAAACTGTGCCGCGTAATCGCCTTAACGGAGCAGCGCGGATACAAGCAGGTCGAAATTCTGCTCAACCACCGGCTGGTAAAAAGCGACGCGGTACTGATGCGCATCTTTCGTATCATCAAGAAGGATGAACCCAGTCACTGGGCCCCGTATGAGGGGTGGTTGCGCGACCACGGCAAGCGCGAGCCGAAGTGGTGGGAGCGCAGGATCGACACGTTCATTCACTCCGAACTTCTGTTCTTTAAGCTTCCCTTCCTCTTCCTGAACCCCTTTATTTCCCGGCGGAAAGACTGGGCCGACAGCGGCGAAACCGATCTGGCAGTGTCCGTTGAGTCATCCCACGCGTGA
- a CDS encoding GtrA family protein translates to MRDDEGRSALSRFFTRRVGGMLVRNTVVSTASFLLGLGVLWLLVESAGMGEVLATAIGFIVAQTLHYALGRTWVFRGTDRAIGSGYLIFLLNAGMGLIITVSMFAALLSFTPMHYLTARVVVSVFAGLAMFAVNATFNFRQV, encoded by the coding sequence ATGCGCGACGACGAAGGACGCTCCGCTCTCTCGCGCTTTTTCACGCGCCGCGTGGGTGGAATGTTGGTTCGCAACACGGTCGTAAGCACCGCGTCCTTCCTCTTGGGATTGGGCGTCCTGTGGCTGCTTGTTGAATCCGCCGGAATGGGGGAGGTTTTGGCGACCGCCATTGGTTTCATCGTAGCGCAGACCCTTCACTACGCTCTGGGCCGTACGTGGGTGTTCCGTGGGACCGATCGGGCAATCGGGTCCGGCTACTTAATATTCTTGCTCAACGCTGGAATGGGCCTGATCATCACGGTGTCGATGTTTGCTGCTCTGCTAAGTTTCACCCCGATGCATTACCTAACCGCGCGAGTTGTCGTATCTGTATTTGCGGGTTTGGCCATGTTCGCGGTCAACGCGACTTTCAACTTTCGCCAAGTCTAA
- a CDS encoding glycosyltransferase family 1 protein → MRVALFSGNYNYLREGANRALNKLVGYLEREAGCSVRVYSPVTDTPAFKPEGTLVPVPSVALPVRDEFRLALGLPHSVRDDLKRFNPQIVHVSTPDILGVRAQSWAIDRGVPVVASMHTLFETYLEYYRLGWLKPLVRAHLSRFYGRADYVVAPTPALVAMLRDLRGDEHVSVWSRGIDREMFSPTKCDMSWRRAHGIADDEIAVLFFGRLVLEKGIDVYREVLANLQTNAKVRALVVGAGPAESSFSAINRTVLTGHLDGEELSRAVASGDIMLTPSTTETFGQVVLEAMASGLPVVSADAPSSRALIEEGKTGILCQSTAIDEYVAAIERLATAPDVRKAMGDAARSASTAYSWNAASESVYEVYRSLVAQTY, encoded by the coding sequence ATGCGGGTCGCTCTCTTCTCGGGCAATTACAACTATCTGCGCGAAGGCGCGAACCGTGCCCTGAACAAACTTGTCGGTTACCTTGAACGCGAAGCTGGTTGCAGCGTTCGCGTCTATTCGCCGGTCACGGATACGCCTGCGTTCAAGCCGGAAGGAACATTGGTTCCTGTGCCCTCTGTTGCTCTGCCAGTTCGCGATGAATTCAGATTGGCGCTGGGCCTTCCGCATAGTGTGCGTGACGATCTCAAGCGCTTCAATCCTCAGATCGTCCATGTCTCCACACCAGACATCTTGGGCGTCAGGGCGCAGTCATGGGCAATCGATAGGGGCGTGCCCGTAGTCGCCAGCATGCATACGCTTTTCGAGACCTATCTTGAATACTATCGCCTCGGCTGGTTGAAGCCGCTGGTTAGGGCACATCTAAGCCGTTTCTATGGCCGAGCTGACTATGTGGTAGCTCCTACGCCCGCGCTCGTCGCAATGCTGCGCGACCTTCGCGGCGACGAGCATGTCAGCGTTTGGAGCAGGGGCATTGATCGGGAGATGTTTTCGCCTACCAAGTGCGATATGTCCTGGCGCCGCGCGCATGGTATTGCAGACGACGAGATCGCTGTGCTCTTTTTCGGCCGGCTGGTACTCGAAAAAGGCATCGACGTTTACAGGGAGGTGCTGGCTAATCTGCAGACCAATGCCAAGGTGCGTGCGCTCGTCGTTGGTGCGGGCCCGGCAGAGAGCAGCTTCAGCGCAATCAACCGGACAGTTCTCACCGGACATCTCGACGGGGAGGAACTCTCTAGAGCCGTGGCGAGTGGCGACATTATGCTAACCCCAAGCACAACCGAAACGTTTGGACAGGTAGTGCTGGAAGCCATGGCCAGCGGATTGCCTGTTGTCAGCGCTGATGCGCCAAGCTCGCGTGCTCTGATAGAGGAGGGCAAGACTGGCATCCTATGTCAGTCAACAGCAATCGACGAGTATGTCGCTGCAATAGAACGATTAGCCACGGCCCCCGATGTACGAAAAGCAATGGGGGATGCCGCCCGGTCTGCCAGCACCGCATATTCGTGGAACGCCGCATCTGAAAGCGTATACGAAGTTTACAGGTCATTGGTTGCGCAGACTTATTAG
- a CDS encoding TraB/GumN family protein, with protein sequence MKLKPSHVSVFALLSLWAPPVLAQDPPTDNQIVVTAQRSGAPMWTIDTPTGAIILVGEIRAVPKSTPWQPDRLKEATAEASRVIIRARPKFSPGDVLRMIFSGGRFTKLPDDTVAAEYLTAEQRTRLAALETKYDVNYDRRSFLMSSFDLLARRLDFDDDTTKDATDVVRKAADRADVPITRPERFRGEDLLDDLAEAEPASHIPCLEAAMSATEAGKDIIEARGNDWRKFDVPAVTANPLEIALGTCWPWADEDLGEEIREQWTGMITDASNDAGVTLAVVPLRVLAEQDGVLDQLEARGFLIEGPDWR encoded by the coding sequence ATGAAACTTAAACCAAGTCATGTATCGGTGTTTGCCTTATTATCGCTTTGGGCGCCGCCAGTGCTGGCCCAAGACCCTCCCACCGACAACCAGATCGTCGTCACCGCCCAGCGCTCTGGCGCACCGATGTGGACTATCGACACGCCGACCGGCGCCATCATACTCGTCGGCGAAATCCGCGCGGTGCCTAAAAGCACACCGTGGCAGCCTGATCGGCTGAAGGAAGCGACCGCAGAGGCCAGCAGGGTTATCATCCGTGCACGGCCCAAGTTCTCGCCCGGTGACGTCCTCCGGATGATTTTTAGCGGAGGGCGCTTCACCAAGCTGCCCGATGACACGGTCGCAGCGGAATACCTGACCGCCGAGCAGCGCACACGGCTGGCCGCGCTGGAAACCAAATACGATGTCAATTATGACCGTCGCAGTTTTCTGATGTCGTCCTTCGACCTGCTTGCACGGCGGCTCGACTTCGATGACGATACCACAAAGGATGCAACCGATGTGGTGCGCAAAGCCGCCGACCGGGCTGATGTACCGATTACCCGGCCGGAGCGCTTTCGCGGCGAAGACCTGCTCGACGATCTTGCCGAGGCGGAACCAGCAAGTCACATCCCCTGTCTCGAGGCGGCAATGAGCGCGACCGAGGCGGGGAAGGACATCATAGAGGCGCGCGGGAACGACTGGCGTAAGTTTGACGTGCCTGCAGTAACGGCAAACCCGCTCGAAATCGCGCTTGGAACTTGCTGGCCTTGGGCCGACGAAGATCTGGGCGAGGAAATCCGTGAACAGTGGACCGGTATGATCACCGATGCCTCAAACGATGCTGGGGTAACGCTCGCAGTCGTGCCGCTGCGGGTGCTGGCCGAACAGGACGGCGTGCTCGATCAACTGGAGGCGCGCGGGTTCCTTATTGAAGGACCAGACTGGCGCTGA
- a CDS encoding helix-turn-helix transcriptional regulator, with the protein MDISKGGVAAAKGQLFGFKAGFSQRDDFEAPFEEEGLSRLFDALAMLDQRKRMLVRRDGTCLVGCSRFEEVLNRGDCLRLTGGTICAARSIYNAGLQKLLAVQAPNVLTLVLPCDRGSGHLLMRATALNGLAVCLSLHHAVETDEPELPDLEDVFHLTKTEAMVVHALFLGHTPQTIARNHDNSIHTVRAHIRRCYDKLHISCREELWSRLNAYRLY; encoded by the coding sequence ATGGATATTTCGAAAGGCGGTGTTGCGGCTGCAAAGGGCCAATTATTTGGTTTTAAGGCAGGGTTTAGCCAGAGAGACGACTTTGAAGCGCCGTTCGAGGAAGAGGGTCTTTCCCGTCTGTTTGATGCGTTGGCCATGCTCGACCAAAGAAAGCGAATGCTGGTCCGCCGTGATGGCACCTGCCTTGTCGGTTGCTCGCGCTTCGAAGAGGTACTCAACCGCGGCGACTGTTTGCGGCTAACCGGTGGGACCATCTGCGCCGCCCGGTCAATATACAACGCTGGCTTGCAAAAGTTGCTGGCCGTTCAAGCACCCAATGTGCTCACGCTGGTACTGCCTTGTGACAGAGGATCTGGTCACTTGTTGATGCGTGCAACAGCCCTGAACGGTCTGGCTGTCTGCCTTAGCCTGCATCACGCAGTCGAAACGGATGAACCTGAATTGCCAGACCTTGAGGATGTGTTTCATCTCACCAAAACTGAAGCAATGGTCGTGCATGCCCTGTTTTTGGGTCACACGCCTCAGACGATTGCGCGTAACCACGACAATTCCATCCATACTGTTCGTGCGCATATTCGGCGCTGTTATGACAAACTACACATCTCCTGCCGGGAAGAGCTGTGGAGCAGGCTTAACGCATATCGTCTCTATTGA
- a CDS encoding GGDEF domain-containing protein, producing the protein MQTQILGLLTPMMALLFAATFAVFWRAGRMKRHVLGFAISYVLFAVGFLITHLLPGDAFYLFHATQVLYSLGVTVFLASVCERAGQRLHLGSFAVVYVISALVLGLTVNLSDDVGPRLVIVNIGYGAMFAMGVTTLLTARRRNLIDVAIIAVMAFQAVDFFIRPTMTLLFERSIPAEAYRDSIYYSLIGLVLGVKSITTAMVLIAATITEWTTALRESSERDALSGLRNRGSFEETVRNLLPRAQTEGRALSLVVADIDHFKKVNDIWGHQAGDQAISGIGELIGKMVRGCDAAGRIGGEEFCIAVWNCENDPAHRLAERIRLAFASLRHSGLSDDIRLTASFGVATARDGETYEQLFARADAALYKAKSNGRNRVENAEERRVEEATPEPKSELTELKRAVTG; encoded by the coding sequence ATGCAAACGCAAATTCTTGGACTGTTGACGCCGATGATGGCGCTGCTTTTTGCAGCGACATTTGCGGTCTTTTGGCGGGCGGGGCGCATGAAGCGTCACGTGCTCGGCTTTGCTATTTCCTATGTCTTGTTCGCGGTTGGGTTTCTGATCACCCATCTCCTGCCGGGCGACGCGTTCTACCTCTTTCATGCGACACAGGTGCTCTATAGTCTTGGCGTGACTGTGTTTCTGGCATCGGTGTGTGAGCGCGCCGGGCAGCGGCTTCATCTGGGCAGCTTTGCAGTCGTTTACGTGATTAGTGCTTTGGTGCTGGGGCTGACAGTGAACCTATCTGACGATGTCGGTCCGCGACTGGTTATCGTCAACATAGGCTATGGGGCTATGTTCGCTATGGGAGTGACAACGCTCCTTACCGCACGGCGCCGCAATTTGATTGATGTCGCGATTATCGCGGTCATGGCATTCCAGGCCGTCGATTTCTTCATCAGGCCAACCATGACCCTGCTGTTCGAGCGCTCGATTCCTGCGGAGGCATATCGGGACTCGATCTACTACTCCCTGATCGGGCTCGTCCTCGGGGTGAAATCCATCACTACAGCGATGGTTTTGATCGCTGCGACGATTACCGAATGGACGACCGCGCTGCGAGAAAGCAGTGAGCGCGATGCCCTAAGCGGCCTGCGCAACCGCGGTTCCTTTGAAGAAACGGTTCGAAACCTTCTGCCACGTGCGCAGACGGAAGGACGCGCGCTCAGCCTAGTGGTGGCTGATATCGACCACTTTAAGAAGGTAAATGACATTTGGGGGCACCAAGCGGGCGACCAAGCAATCTCAGGCATTGGCGAACTCATTGGAAAGATGGTGCGTGGATGCGACGCGGCAGGCCGGATCGGTGGGGAAGAATTCTGCATCGCGGTATGGAATTGCGAAAATGATCCAGCTCATAGGTTGGCCGAACGAATTAGACTGGCATTCGCCAGTCTCAGGCATTCCGGTCTAAGCGACGATATCCGTCTGACGGCGAGTTTTGGCGTGGCCACGGCGCGCGATGGAGAGACCTATGAGCAGCTGTTCGCACGAGCTGATGCTGCACTCTACAAAGCGAAGTCGAATGGCCGAAACCGCGTCGAGAATGCCGAAGAGCGGCGTGTCGAAGAGGCGACGCCCGAACCAAAATCAGAACTAACCGAATTGAAGCGCGCCGTAACTGGATAG